Proteins encoded within one genomic window of Bombina bombina isolate aBomBom1 chromosome 1, aBomBom1.pri, whole genome shotgun sequence:
- the LYPD6B gene encoding ly6/PLAUR domain-containing protein 6B, whose protein sequence is MLTSHFLILCYFHLLVLLKHKTWAKNINFHNVRPPLDPTPFPNSFKCFTCETAIDNYNCNRWAEDKWCPQNTHFCKTVHHFTSLGRSKFVTKKCATKEECRSVGCHHHKDYGHTECISCCDGMICNVDVPTNHTNAVFNVMRSHRTSGASRTAAHIYVVTTVILLLIVP, encoded by the exons ATGCTGACCTCTCATTTCTTAATATTATGCTACTTCCACCTACTTGTTTTGTTGAAGCATAAAACGTGGGCGAAAAACATAAACTTCCACAACGTGAGACCCCCTTTAGACC CCACACCATTCCCAAACAGTTTCAAATGTTTTACTTGTGAAACAGCTATTGATAACTATAACTGCAACCGATGGGCAGAAGACAAATGGTGTCCTCAAA ACACACATTTTTGTAAAACTGTGCACCACTTTACAAGCCTTGGAAGGAGTAAGTTTGTCACCAAGAAATGTGCCACTAAAGAGGAATGTCGCTCTGTGGGGTGTCACCATCATAAGGATTATGGGCATACA GAGTGTATTTCTTGCTGCGACGGGATGATATGCAACGTGGATGTTCCAACAAATCACACGAATGCTGTTTTTAATGTGATGAGATCTCACAGGACTTCAGGCGCCTCTAGAACTGCAGCTCACATCTATGTGGTTACAACAGTCATTTTACTTCTCATTGTACCCTAA